One Agrobacterium vaccinii DNA window includes the following coding sequences:
- the gyrB gene encoding DNA topoisomerase (ATP-hydrolyzing) subunit B, whose protein sequence is MTETPSSENAASAAYGADSIKVLKGLDAVRKRPGMYIGDTDDGSGLHHMVYEVVDNAIDEALAGHADLVTVTLNADGSVSVTDNGRGIPTDIHTGEGVSAAEVIMTQLHAGGKFDQNSYKVSGGLHGVGVSVVNALSVWLKLRIRRNGKIHEISFTHGVADGPLKIVGEYEGRSGTEVTFLASTETFTMTEYTYATLEHRLRELAFLNSGVRILLTDKRHSDIKQEEMLYDGGLAAFVRYLDRSKKPLVDKPVYIIGEKDGITVEVAMWWNDTYHENMLCFTNNIPQRDGGTHMAGFRGALTRQVTSYADSSGITKREKVSLQGEDCREGLTAVLSVKVPDPKFSSQTKDKLVSSEVRPVVENLVNEALSTWFEEHPTEAKILVGKVVEAAIAREAARKARELTRRKGALDISSLPGKLADCSERDPAKSEVFLVEGDSAGGSAKQGRSRETQAILPLRGKILNVERARFDKMLSSQEIGTLITALGTSIGKDEFNADKLRYHKIIIMTDADVDGAHIRTLLLTFFFRQMPELIERGHLYIAQPPLYKVTRGKSVQYLKDEKALEDYLISMGIEEASLTLGSGEVRVGQDLREVILDAVRMRTLIDNLHSRYSRSIVEQAAIAGAMNPELSADASKAEATVAEVARRLDMIAEETERGWTGEVLDDGGLRFWRMVRGVKEVSTLDMGLMGSADARHIDQLATRMGDIYKTPPVLQRKDGTLTISGPRSLLDAIFAAGRKGLSMQRYKGLGEMNAEQLWETTLDANVRSLLQVKIPDATDADSLFARLMGDEVEPRRDFIQENALNVANLDI, encoded by the coding sequence ATGACTGAAACTCCGTCGAGCGAAAACGCCGCCAGTGCAGCCTATGGAGCCGACTCGATCAAGGTCTTGAAGGGCCTTGACGCGGTGCGCAAACGTCCCGGCATGTATATCGGTGACACCGACGATGGTTCCGGTCTGCACCACATGGTCTACGAAGTCGTTGACAACGCCATCGATGAAGCCTTGGCCGGTCATGCCGACCTGGTGACGGTGACGCTGAATGCCGATGGTTCGGTATCGGTGACAGACAATGGTCGCGGCATCCCGACCGATATCCACACCGGTGAAGGCGTCTCGGCTGCCGAAGTTATCATGACGCAGCTGCACGCGGGCGGTAAGTTCGACCAGAACTCCTACAAGGTCTCCGGCGGTCTGCACGGCGTGGGTGTTTCCGTTGTGAACGCTCTGTCTGTCTGGCTGAAGCTGCGCATTCGCCGCAACGGCAAAATCCACGAGATTTCCTTCACGCACGGCGTGGCCGACGGCCCTTTGAAGATCGTGGGCGAGTATGAAGGTCGCTCCGGCACGGAAGTCACCTTCCTCGCCAGCACCGAAACCTTCACCATGACGGAATACACCTACGCGACGCTGGAACACCGGCTGCGCGAACTTGCCTTCCTGAATTCGGGTGTGCGCATTCTTCTGACCGACAAGCGCCACTCCGACATCAAGCAGGAAGAGATGCTCTATGATGGCGGTCTGGCGGCCTTCGTTCGGTACCTTGATCGCTCCAAGAAGCCGCTGGTCGACAAGCCTGTTTACATCATTGGCGAAAAAGACGGAATTACCGTTGAAGTCGCTATGTGGTGGAACGACACCTACCACGAAAACATGCTCTGCTTTACCAACAACATCCCTCAGCGCGATGGCGGCACGCATATGGCCGGTTTCCGTGGTGCGTTGACGCGCCAGGTGACCTCCTATGCCGATAGCTCCGGTATTACCAAGCGCGAAAAGGTTTCCCTTCAGGGCGAAGATTGCCGCGAAGGTCTGACCGCTGTTCTCTCGGTCAAGGTTCCCGACCCGAAATTCTCGTCCCAGACCAAAGACAAGCTGGTGTCGTCCGAAGTGCGGCCCGTTGTCGAAAATCTCGTCAACGAAGCGCTCAGCACCTGGTTCGAAGAACATCCGACCGAAGCCAAAATCCTCGTCGGCAAGGTCGTTGAAGCCGCGATTGCGCGTGAAGCCGCCCGCAAGGCCCGTGAACTGACCCGCCGTAAGGGCGCACTCGATATCTCCTCCTTGCCCGGCAAGCTTGCCGATTGCTCGGAGCGTGATCCGGCCAAATCCGAAGTCTTCCTCGTCGAGGGTGACTCTGCCGGTGGTTCTGCAAAGCAGGGCCGTTCGCGTGAAACGCAGGCCATTTTGCCATTGCGGGGTAAGATCCTGAACGTCGAACGCGCGCGTTTCGACAAGATGCTGTCGAGCCAGGAAATCGGCACGCTGATTACGGCGCTCGGCACTTCCATCGGCAAGGACGAGTTCAACGCCGACAAGCTGCGTTACCACAAGATCATCATCATGACCGACGCTGACGTCGACGGCGCGCATATTCGCACGCTGCTGTTGACGTTCTTCTTCCGCCAGATGCCGGAACTGATCGAGCGCGGCCATCTCTATATCGCCCAGCCACCGCTCTACAAAGTGACGCGCGGCAAGTCCGTTCAGTATCTGAAGGACGAAAAGGCGCTGGAAGATTATCTGATTTCAATGGGCATCGAGGAAGCCTCGCTGACATTGGGTTCCGGCGAAGTCCGTGTCGGCCAGGATTTGCGTGAGGTCATTCTCGATGCGGTACGCATGCGCACGCTGATCGACAATCTGCATTCACGCTACAGCCGCTCGATTGTCGAGCAGGCAGCCATCGCCGGTGCGATGAACCCTGAACTGTCGGCTGATGCCAGCAAGGCTGAAGCCACCGTTGCCGAGGTTGCGCGTCGTCTGGACATGATCGCCGAAGAGACCGAGCGCGGCTGGACCGGCGAAGTTCTTGATGATGGCGGCCTGCGCTTCTGGCGAATGGTGCGCGGCGTGAAAGAAGTCTCCACGCTGGATATGGGCCTGATGGGTTCGGCAGATGCGCGACACATCGACCAGCTGGCCACCCGCATGGGTGACATCTACAAGACGCCGCCGGTGCTGCAACGCAAGGACGGTACGCTGACGATTTCAGGCCCCCGCTCGCTTCTCGATGCCATCTTTGCAGCAGGCCGCAAGGGCTTGTCGATGCAGCGTTACAAGGGCCTTGGTGAAATGAACGCCGAGCAGCTGTGGGAAACCACGCTCGACGCAAACGTGCGCTCGCTGCTTCAGGTGAAAATTCCTGACGCAACCGATGCCGACAGCCTGTTTGCCCGCCTGATGGGCGACGAGGTCGAGCCTCGCCGCGACTTCATCCAGGAAAACGCGCTGAACGTCGCCAATCTCGACATCTGA
- a CDS encoding M48 family metallopeptidase, which translates to MFSLLRKSLKSTSRAKAVLSQRVVDVGGRSVPITITENQRATRITLRIEPGGKALKMTIPYGLHHRDVDDFLDRHNGWLKSRLLKFSEGGSVADGGSISIRGVPHRIEHTGTLRGVTHLATNEEGEAVLRVSGLPEHLGRRISTFLKKEARADLERLVAHHAKSVGRPARSISMKDTRSRWGSCSHEGNLSFSWRIVMAPESVIDYLAAHEVAHLREMNHGPKFWALCEKLCPTTEASKAWLKRNGSQLHAIDFE; encoded by the coding sequence ATGTTTTCGCTCCTCCGAAAGTCCCTGAAATCCACTTCGCGCGCCAAGGCCGTGCTGTCCCAGCGCGTGGTGGATGTCGGTGGACGCAGCGTTCCCATCACCATTACAGAAAATCAGCGCGCTACCCGCATCACTCTCCGCATCGAGCCGGGCGGTAAGGCGCTGAAAATGACCATTCCCTATGGTCTTCACCATCGCGACGTGGATGATTTTCTCGACCGCCACAATGGCTGGCTGAAAAGCAGGCTGTTGAAATTTTCGGAAGGCGGCAGCGTTGCCGATGGCGGCAGCATTTCCATCCGCGGCGTGCCACATCGCATCGAACACACCGGCACATTGCGCGGCGTAACGCATCTCGCGACGAATGAAGAGGGCGAAGCGGTGCTGCGGGTCAGCGGTCTGCCGGAACATCTTGGCCGTCGCATCTCGACCTTTCTGAAGAAAGAGGCGAGGGCCGATCTTGAGAGGCTGGTGGCCCATCACGCCAAGTCAGTTGGCAGGCCTGCACGGTCCATCTCCATGAAGGACACACGCAGCCGCTGGGGTTCTTGTTCGCATGAGGGTAACTTGAGCTTTTCCTGGCGCATCGTCATGGCGCCGGAAAGCGTCATCGATTATCTCGCCGCCCACGAGGTCGCCCATCTGCGCGAGATGAACCATGGCCCGAAATTCTGGGCGCTGTGCGAAAAACTCTGCCCGACAACGGAAGCGTCGAAAGCCTGGCTCAAACGCAACGGCTCGCAACTCCACGCCATCGATTTCGAGTGA
- a CDS encoding helix-turn-helix domain-containing protein has protein sequence MTPFAQAVRMLREKKGVTQKEMALAIGVSPAYLSALEHGKRGKPSFNLLQRIAGYFNIIWDEAEELFSLAGVSDPRVVIDTSGLPQEYTALANGLARNIRKLPPTVIDELTEVLQKSRSYD, from the coding sequence ATGACACCCTTCGCACAGGCGGTGCGGATGCTTCGCGAGAAAAAGGGCGTGACGCAAAAAGAGATGGCGCTGGCAATCGGTGTGTCGCCTGCCTATCTCTCGGCGCTGGAACACGGCAAACGTGGCAAGCCGAGCTTCAATCTTCTTCAGCGCATTGCAGGCTATTTCAACATCATCTGGGATGAGGCGGAGGAATTGTTCTCCCTCGCAGGCGTTTCCGATCCAAGGGTGGTGATCGATACCAGCGGTTTGCCGCAGGAATATACCGCTTTGGCCAATGGTTTGGCGCGGAATATTCGCAAGCTGCCGCCAACTGTGATAGACGAATTGACAGAGGTGCTGCAAAAAAGCCGTTCTTACGATTGA
- a CDS encoding polyhydroxyalkanoate depolymerase, translating into MFYQFYEMNHAAMMPLRASADMMRQAFNNPVNPLSNTAFGRSLDAGFEVFERLTRRYGKPQFELSETVIDGRSVGVSEEIVWSLPFCNLIHFKRDLPVGQTPDPKVLLVAPMSGHYATLLRGTVEALLPSADLYITDWLDARTVALTDGRFDLDDYIDYLIDMIHHIGEGVHVVAVCQPSVPVLAAVSLMEADDDTCAPASMTLMGGPIDTRINPTAVNEMAKGKPIEWFRDNVIMHVPWPQPGFGRAVYPGFLQLTGFMSMNLDKHMTAHKDFYMNLVKNDGETAEKHREFYDEYLAVMDLTAEFYLQTVETVFIEHALPKGTMLHRGRAVDPSSVKRTALFTVEGENDDISGVGQTRAAHDLCSNIPPEKREHYMQPDVGHYGVFNGSRFRRDIVPRMLDFIRKNERAA; encoded by the coding sequence ATGTTCTATCAGTTTTATGAAATGAACCACGCGGCCATGATGCCGCTGCGGGCCAGCGCCGATATGATGCGGCAGGCCTTCAACAATCCTGTCAATCCCCTCTCCAATACGGCATTTGGACGAAGCCTCGACGCTGGTTTTGAAGTGTTTGAACGTCTGACACGTCGCTACGGCAAGCCGCAATTCGAGCTCTCGGAGACAGTAATCGACGGACGATCCGTTGGTGTCAGCGAAGAGATTGTCTGGTCGCTGCCGTTCTGCAATCTCATCCATTTCAAACGCGATCTCCCTGTCGGCCAAACACCAGATCCAAAAGTCTTGCTGGTCGCGCCCATGTCCGGCCACTACGCGACCTTGCTGCGCGGCACGGTCGAGGCGCTTCTGCCGTCTGCCGATCTCTACATCACGGATTGGCTGGATGCGCGCACCGTGGCGCTGACGGATGGCCGTTTCGATCTCGATGATTACATCGATTACCTCATCGATATGATCCACCACATTGGTGAGGGCGTCCATGTCGTGGCCGTTTGTCAGCCATCCGTGCCGGTGCTGGCTGCCGTTTCGCTGATGGAGGCCGACGATGACACGTGCGCACCGGCCTCCATGACCCTGATGGGTGGGCCGATCGACACACGGATCAACCCCACGGCGGTCAACGAAATGGCCAAGGGCAAGCCCATCGAGTGGTTCCGTGATAATGTCATCATGCATGTGCCGTGGCCGCAGCCCGGTTTTGGCCGCGCCGTCTATCCCGGCTTCCTGCAACTCACCGGCTTCATGTCGATGAACCTCGACAAGCACATGACGGCACACAAGGATTTCTACATGAACCTTGTGAAGAACGACGGTGAGACGGCAGAGAAGCACCGCGAGTTCTACGATGAGTATCTGGCGGTGATGGATCTGACGGCGGAATTTTATCTCCAGACGGTCGAAACCGTGTTCATCGAACATGCGCTTCCCAAGGGAACGATGCTGCATCGGGGCAGGGCGGTGGATCCGTCCTCCGTCAAGCGGACAGCACTGTTCACCGTCGAGGGTGAGAATGACGACATTTCCGGCGTCGGCCAGACCAGGGCCGCGCATGATCTTTGCTCGAATATCCCGCCCGAGAAGCGCGAGCACTACATGCAGCCGGATGTCGGCCACTACGGTGTCTTCAACGGTTCTCGCTTCCGCCGCGATATCGTCCCACGCATGCTGGACTTCATCCGCAAAAACGAGCGTGCCGCATAG
- the trpB gene encoding tryptophan synthase subunit beta, with the protein MNETVKPNSFRAGPDEDGRFGIYGGRFVAETLMPLILDLQDEWNKAKTDPEFQAELTHLNTHYTGRPSPLYFAERLTQELGGAKIYFKRDELNHTGSHKINNCLGQILLAKRMGKTRIIAETGAGQHGVASATVAARFGIPCVVYMGATDVERQAPNVFRMKLLGAEVIPVTSGHGTLKDAMNEALRDWVTNVDDTYYMIGTAAGPHPYPEMVRDFQSVIGHEVREQMMAAEGRLPDLLVAAVGGGSNAIGLFHPFLDDASVKIVGVEAGGKGLEGEEHCASLTAGAPGVLHGNRTYLLQDSDGQIKEGHSVSAGLDYPGIGPEHSWLKDAGRVEYVPIMDTEALDAFQLLTRTEGIIPALEPAHALAEVVKRAPKMDKDQIIVMNLCGRGDKDIFTVAKLLEMGA; encoded by the coding sequence GTGAACGAAACGGTGAAACCCAACTCTTTCCGCGCCGGTCCCGATGAGGACGGCCGCTTCGGTATCTACGGAGGCCGCTTCGTGGCCGAAACGTTGATGCCGCTGATCCTTGACCTTCAGGACGAGTGGAACAAAGCCAAGACCGATCCCGAGTTTCAGGCAGAGCTGACCCACCTCAACACCCATTATACAGGCCGCCCAAGCCCGCTCTATTTCGCAGAGCGATTGACGCAGGAGCTGGGCGGCGCAAAGATTTATTTCAAGCGCGATGAGCTGAACCACACGGGTTCGCACAAGATCAACAATTGCCTCGGCCAAATTCTTCTTGCAAAGCGCATGGGCAAGACCCGTATTATCGCGGAAACCGGTGCCGGTCAGCACGGCGTTGCCTCGGCAACGGTCGCTGCCCGTTTCGGCATCCCCTGCGTCGTCTATATGGGCGCAACCGATGTGGAGCGTCAGGCGCCGAACGTCTTCCGCATGAAGCTTCTGGGCGCAGAAGTCATTCCGGTAACCTCCGGCCACGGCACACTGAAAGATGCCATGAACGAGGCATTGCGCGATTGGGTCACCAATGTCGATGACACCTATTATATGATCGGCACGGCAGCCGGTCCGCATCCCTACCCGGAAATGGTCCGCGACTTCCAGTCGGTCATCGGCCACGAAGTGCGCGAGCAGATGATGGCGGCAGAAGGCCGTCTTCCAGATTTGCTGGTGGCAGCAGTCGGCGGCGGTTCCAACGCCATCGGCCTGTTCCACCCCTTCCTGGATGACGCCAGCGTCAAGATCGTCGGCGTGGAAGCGGGCGGCAAGGGCCTTGAGGGCGAAGAACATTGTGCGTCGCTCACGGCGGGTGCGCCGGGCGTTCTCCATGGCAACCGTACCTATCTGTTGCAGGACAGCGATGGCCAGATCAAGGAAGGCCACTCTGTCTCAGCCGGTCTCGATTATCCCGGCATCGGCCCCGAGCACTCCTGGCTGAAGGATGCCGGTCGCGTCGAATATGTCCCCATCATGGACACTGAAGCGCTGGATGCCTTCCAGTTGCTGACGCGCACCGAGGGCATCATCCCCGCTCTTGAGCCTGCCCATGCGCTGGCCGAAGTCGTCAAGCGTGCACCGAAGATGGACAAGGATCAGATCATCGTCATGAACCTGTGCGGTCGTGGTGACAAGGACATCTTTACCGTAGCGAAACTTCTGGAAATGGGTGCGTAA
- a CDS encoding fumarylacetoacetate hydrolase family protein, with protein sequence MKLLRVGQPGHEKPAILDAEGKVRDLSAHVKDIGGDAISPEGLKKIAAIDLASLPVLSDDRIGACVSGTGKFICIGLNFSDHAAETGATVPPEPVIFMKATSAIVGPNDNVVIPRGSEKTDWEVELGVVIGKTAKYVSEADALDYVAGYCVSHDVSERAFQSERQGQWTKGKSCDTFGPVGPWLVTKDEVADPQNLGMWLKVNGETMQNGSSKTMVYGVAHVVSYLSQFMSLHPGDIISTGTPPGVGLGMKPQRFLKAGDVVELGIEGLGTQKQTFVADV encoded by the coding sequence ATGAAATTGTTACGCGTCGGCCAACCGGGTCACGAAAAGCCAGCCATCCTCGATGCTGAAGGAAAGGTGCGCGATTTGTCTGCGCATGTGAAAGACATCGGCGGTGATGCCATTTCTCCAGAAGGTCTCAAAAAGATCGCAGCCATCGATCTGGCTTCGCTTCCGGTTCTGAGCGACGACCGTATCGGCGCTTGCGTCTCCGGCACCGGCAAATTCATTTGTATCGGTCTCAATTTCTCCGATCACGCAGCTGAAACAGGCGCCACCGTGCCGCCGGAGCCTGTGATTTTCATGAAGGCCACATCTGCCATCGTCGGTCCCAACGACAATGTCGTTATCCCGCGCGGTTCGGAAAAGACGGACTGGGAAGTCGAACTCGGCGTCGTCATCGGCAAAACGGCGAAATATGTCTCCGAAGCCGATGCTCTGGATTACGTCGCCGGTTACTGTGTTTCGCATGATGTGTCGGAGCGCGCCTTCCAGTCCGAGCGCCAGGGGCAGTGGACCAAGGGCAAGTCCTGCGATACCTTCGGCCCGGTTGGCCCGTGGCTTGTGACTAAGGACGAAGTCGCCGATCCGCAAAACCTCGGCATGTGGCTGAAGGTCAATGGCGAGACGATGCAGAACGGCTCCAGCAAGACCATGGTCTATGGCGTTGCCCATGTCGTCTCATACCTCAGCCAGTTCATGTCCCTGCATCCCGGCGACATCATCTCCACCGGCACCCCTCCCGGCGTCGGTCTCGGCATGAAGCCGCAACGCTTCCTTAAAGCTGGCGACGTGGTCGAGCTCGGCATCGAAGGTCTCGGCACGCAGAAGCAGACATTCGTGGCCGACGTCTGA
- a CDS encoding phosphoribosylanthranilate isomerase: MKPDIKICGLKSADAIERAVRRGASHIGFIFFEKSPRNIEPDIAGKLVDAVRGSVKIVAVTVDADNDELDEIIDLLKPDMLQLHGSESPERVLNVKAVYGLPVIKAFSIRDGGDLAKIGAYIGIADKFLFDAKPPKGSDLPGGNGVSFDWTLLRSLDEGVDYMLSGGLNKDNIAEALDVTGALGIDASSGVESAPGVKDLAMIDAFFDAIRSARTQGV; encoded by the coding sequence ATGAAACCGGATATCAAGATTTGCGGATTAAAGTCTGCTGACGCCATCGAGCGAGCTGTTCGACGCGGCGCGAGCCATATCGGCTTTATCTTTTTCGAAAAGAGCCCGCGCAATATCGAACCCGATATTGCTGGCAAGCTGGTGGATGCCGTGCGTGGCAGCGTCAAGATCGTGGCTGTTACCGTCGATGCCGACAATGACGAGCTGGACGAGATCATCGATCTGCTGAAACCCGACATGCTTCAGCTCCATGGCAGCGAAAGCCCCGAGCGGGTTCTGAACGTCAAGGCCGTCTACGGATTGCCCGTCATAAAAGCGTTTTCCATTCGCGATGGCGGTGATCTCGCCAAAATTGGTGCCTATATAGGGATTGCCGATAAATTTCTGTTCGATGCCAAGCCACCAAAGGGCTCTGATCTGCCCGGCGGCAATGGCGTCTCCTTCGACTGGACCTTGCTGCGCTCTCTTGACGAGGGTGTGGATTACATGCTTTCCGGGGGATTGAACAAAGACAACATTGCCGAAGCCTTGGACGTGACAGGCGCTTTGGGAATAGATGCATCTTCCGGTGTGGAAAGCGCACCGGGTGTCAAGGATCTGGCCATGATCGACGCATTCTTCGATGCGATACGGTCTGCCAGAACGCAGGGAGTTTGA
- a CDS encoding nitroreductase family protein codes for MTYANSRQSEYPVDPIFLDRWSPRAFDGTGMPREHLLTILDAAHWAPSSSNQQPWRFVFAHKGTEQWDTFVSLLMEGNQVWAKNAAVLLFVISRDFTISRDGEKKPATTHSFDAGAAWLSLALQSHMLGYHAHGMAGIFKDKIVETLDIPAGFVVEAAVAIGTMADKSTLSPELAEREIPSDRLPLSDVAFEGKFTGKAE; via the coding sequence ATGACCTACGCCAATTCACGCCAATCCGAGTATCCGGTCGATCCCATATTTCTGGATCGCTGGTCGCCACGGGCGTTTGACGGGACAGGAATGCCGAGAGAGCATCTGCTGACGATCCTCGACGCTGCGCATTGGGCGCCGTCTTCGTCCAACCAGCAGCCATGGCGTTTCGTCTTTGCCCATAAGGGCACCGAGCAATGGGATACGTTCGTCAGCCTGCTGATGGAAGGCAATCAGGTCTGGGCAAAAAACGCCGCCGTGCTGCTTTTCGTCATCTCCCGCGACTTTACGATTTCCCGCGACGGCGAGAAGAAGCCTGCAACGACCCATTCTTTCGATGCCGGTGCTGCCTGGCTGTCGCTTGCCTTGCAATCCCATATGCTCGGCTACCACGCCCATGGCATGGCGGGCATCTTCAAGGACAAGATTGTCGAGACACTGGACATCCCAGCCGGTTTCGTCGTCGAGGCCGCCGTCGCGATCGGAACAATGGCCGACAAATCCACCCTATCGCCAGAGCTTGCAGAGCGGGAAATCCCCAGCGACAGATTGCCACTCTCCGACGTCGCCTTCGAAGGCAAATTTACCGGCAAGGCCGAATAG